A part of Aegilops tauschii subsp. strangulata cultivar AL8/78 chromosome 2, Aet v6.0, whole genome shotgun sequence genomic DNA contains:
- the LOC109735742 gene encoding probable transcription factor PosF21, which yields MDAPPASTSASAAGSASASASQDAAAEATPRRPAGHRRAQSEILLGATALPDDLTFDADLGVVGEGSGGGGDEDDDDEYEEDEQGGGGGSGGSRMFEMFLQAGGRLSEPLEPSPYPQPTPQPARPRHQHSMSMDGSTSFGSASSGVSGRHGADAKKAISDAKLAELALVDPKRAKRIMANRQSAARSKERKMRYIAELERKVQCLQTEATTLSAQLSLLQRDTSGLTNENGDLKLQVQTMEQQVRLQDALNDRLRDEVQQLKIATGQLNANNGNLGNFGGLSSYGVNPQSYQRSQMQQQSLLAAQQLQQLQIHSQHQQPQMHMQQQRLASVRQQQQQQQQQSQLRPEALPFPGDLKMKGIAMTAHVQNAGPFDGRARSEP from the exons ATGGACGCCCCGcccgcctccacctccgcctccgccgcggGATCGGCGTCCGCGTCGGCGTCgcaggacgccgccgccgaggccacgccgcgccgcccggcggGCCACCGCCGCGCGCAGTCGGAGATCCTCCTCGGGGCCACCGCCCTCCCGGACGACCTCACCTTCGACGCCGACCTCGGCGTCGTCGGcgagggcagcggcggcggcggcgacgaggacgacgacgacgagtacgaggaggacgagcaaggcggcggcggcggcagcgggggcAGCCGGATGTTCGAGATGTTCCTCCAGGCGGGCGGCAGGCTGTCCGAGCCGCTGGAGCCGTCGCCGTACCCGCAGCCGACGCCGCAGCCCGCGCGGCCGCGGCACCAGCACAGCATGTCGATGGACGGCTCCACGTCGTTCGGGTCCGCCTCCTCCGGGGTGTCGGGGAGGCACGGCGCGGACGCCAAGAAGGCCATCTCCGACGCCAAGCTCGCCGAGCTCGCTCTCGTTGACCCCAAGCGTGCCAAGAG GATCATGGCAAACCGCCAGTCAGCTGCTAGGTCAAAAGAAAGAAAGATGCGCTACATTGCGGAGCTTGAGAGGAAAGTACAGTGTCTTCAAACAGAAGCAACTACACTATCAGCTCAGTTGTCCCTGTTACAG AGAGATACCAGTGGTTTAACAAATGAAAATGGTGATTTGAAGCTGCAAGTGCAAACAATGGAGCAGCAGGTCAGGCTGCAAGATG CACTGAACGACAGACTGAGGGATGAGGTTCAGCAGCTGAAGATTGCAACAGGACAGCTTAACGCCAACAATGGAAACCTGGGGAATTTCGGCGGTCTGTCCTCGTACGGAGTCAATCCACAGAGCTACCAGCGAAGCCAGATGCAACAGCAATCTCTTCTGGCTGCTCAGCAGCTTCAGCAGCTCCAAATCCACTCCCAGCACCAGCAGCCACAAATGCACATGCAGCAGCAACGCCTTGCCAGTGTTcggcagcagcaacagcagcagcagcagcagtcgcaGCTGCGTCCGGAAGCACTGCCATTTCCGGGAGACCTCAAGATGAAGGGAATTGCCATGACAGCCCATGTGCAGAATGCGGGCCCTTTCGATGGCCGCGCAAGGAGCGAGCCGTGA